Proteins encoded by one window of Desulfovibrio ferrophilus:
- a CDS encoding two-component system sensor histidine kinase NtrB — protein MDIGLRVKDRSFLLTAALALMVLGLGLSFLTFQNLRRQRETVEEHMFLASQSILRGIEASLMRELRIHMPGGFMGGRGRMARPTVDLKPRLVEMFDELVAQSDVAFIAFYAQDSSLIIGVQADGRTIPLLPVSGWRALQDDGHWAAMYTGDKKDVFVSGIRARQGLANLCALDPSLKCPPQKGGFPILMVGLNPDRHLDNFNKFKRTALLQTGYVLVVAAFLWGLAVAYLRRRDQSHALHRLETFHSRLLDTMPDGLLTLNCDEVVLAANPAAKRLLGGENELVGSRWSDLPLTCSDGWSDSDVCSLGAGWVQCQAGGRSLEVMSAPIPAEDGAGGERLLLVRDRTELKALEEDLGEAKRLAAIGRLAAGLAHEIRNPLSALRGFAQFFQKKLKGRDPEEQYADTMVREADRLDKVITDLLFLSRPREPEKVLVEMTPLANDLRGLLRFDLEHAGVELDVDIRAQHVLADPDMLKQALINLVLNSLAAVGTADRPGHIGIASFDDENMVAVTVTDNGSGMTPEERAHALEPFFTSKKQGTGLGLAIVHRIARDHGGHVEIMTRIEGEDQGTEVRLLFPAADDDNEFNEGVES, from the coding sequence ATGGACATCGGCCTGAGAGTCAAAGACAGAAGCTTTTTGCTGACCGCCGCACTGGCGCTGATGGTTCTTGGCCTTGGCTTGTCCTTTCTGACCTTCCAGAACCTGCGTCGCCAGCGCGAGACCGTCGAGGAACACATGTTCCTGGCTTCGCAGTCCATCCTGCGCGGGATCGAGGCCTCGCTGATGCGCGAGCTGAGGATTCACATGCCCGGTGGTTTCATGGGAGGGCGTGGCCGGATGGCCCGTCCAACCGTTGATCTGAAGCCCCGCCTCGTGGAAATGTTCGATGAACTGGTGGCCCAAAGTGATGTCGCCTTCATTGCCTTCTATGCTCAGGATTCTTCGTTGATCATCGGCGTTCAGGCCGACGGGCGGACAATCCCCTTGCTCCCGGTATCGGGATGGCGTGCTCTGCAGGATGATGGTCATTGGGCAGCAATGTACACTGGCGACAAGAAGGACGTCTTTGTCTCCGGCATCCGTGCCCGTCAGGGGCTCGCAAATCTTTGCGCTTTGGACCCCAGTCTCAAATGCCCGCCACAAAAGGGCGGTTTTCCGATCCTGATGGTTGGTCTGAATCCGGACCGGCATCTTGATAATTTCAATAAATTCAAGCGTACTGCCCTGTTGCAGACCGGCTATGTGCTGGTTGTTGCAGCCTTCCTCTGGGGGCTTGCCGTGGCCTATCTGCGCCGCCGTGACCAGAGTCATGCGCTGCACCGCCTTGAAACGTTCCACTCTCGTCTGCTGGACACCATGCCCGATGGTCTGTTGACCCTGAACTGCGACGAAGTGGTGCTGGCTGCCAACCCTGCGGCCAAGCGCCTGCTGGGCGGAGAAAACGAACTGGTCGGGTCGCGTTGGAGTGACCTGCCTCTGACCTGTTCCGATGGCTGGAGCGATAGCGATGTCTGCTCGCTTGGTGCGGGTTGGGTGCAGTGCCAGGCCGGTGGCCGCAGTCTGGAGGTGATGTCCGCCCCGATTCCTGCCGAGGATGGTGCCGGTGGCGAACGTCTGCTGCTGGTGCGTGACCGTACGGAGCTGAAGGCCCTGGAAGAAGACCTGGGCGAGGCCAAGCGTTTGGCCGCCATTGGTCGCCTTGCTGCGGGACTGGCGCATGAGATTCGTAATCCCCTTTCGGCCCTGCGTGGGTTTGCACAATTCTTCCAGAAGAAGCTCAAGGGCCGTGATCCCGAAGAGCAGTATGCAGATACCATGGTTCGCGAGGCCGATCGTCTGGATAAGGTCATCACTGACTTGCTGTTCCTATCGCGCCCACGGGAGCCGGAGAAGGTGCTGGTGGAGATGACTCCGCTGGCCAACGATCTCCGTGGACTCTTGCGCTTTGATCTGGAGCACGCCGGGGTGGAGCTGGATGTTGATATTCGTGCACAGCATGTGCTGGCCGATCCCGACATGCTCAAGCAGGCGCTCATCAATCTTGTGCTCAACAGCCTTGCCGCTGTGGGTACCGCAGACAGGCCCGGACATATCGGCATCGCTTCCTTTGACGACGAGAACATGGTGGCTGTGACCGTGACTGACAATGGCTCAGGCATGACCCCCGAAGAACGTGCGCATGCTCTGGAGCCGTTTTTTACCTCCAAGAAGCAGGGCACCGGATTGGGTCTGGCCATCGTGCATCGCATTGCGCGGGACCATGGCGGTCATGTGGAAATCATGACCCGGATCGAGGGCGAGGACCAAGGCACCGAGGTGCGCCTTCTTTTCCCTGCTGCCGATGACGACAACGAATTTAACGAGGGAGTTGAATCATGA
- a CDS encoding amino acid ABC transporter permease, with protein MRKKPIKFTPLDAVIIGVGILCVGLFIWRVEATMDYKWRWNVLVQYLLRFDADAGRWVPGLVTEGLLTTIRLAAWTMVFATLLGMIMGLARTAKGLFPRMVGRTYVELIRNTPPLVLIFIFYFFLADHLMTALGVDDFIRSSPLWFQNLLPHVAAPVPRISNFLAALLTMAVYEGAFITEHVRAGIQSIERGQHEAAYALGLTRWQQMRHVILPQAFSRIVPPLAGQFISTIKDTAIVSVISVQELTFQGLELMAATYMTFEIMITVTVLYLMLTLTCSALARKLELRLRNNL; from the coding sequence GTGCGGAAAAAGCCGATCAAATTCACCCCCCTCGACGCCGTGATCATCGGCGTGGGGATACTGTGCGTGGGACTGTTTATCTGGCGGGTCGAAGCTACGATGGACTACAAGTGGCGCTGGAATGTGCTGGTGCAGTATCTGCTGCGCTTTGATGCCGACGCCGGACGCTGGGTGCCGGGGCTGGTCACGGAAGGACTGCTGACCACCATCCGCCTCGCGGCCTGGACCATGGTCTTTGCCACGCTGCTCGGGATGATCATGGGGTTGGCGCGAACGGCCAAGGGCCTGTTTCCACGCATGGTGGGCCGGACCTATGTGGAGCTTATCCGCAACACTCCACCGTTGGTATTGATCTTCATCTTTTATTTCTTTTTAGCCGACCACCTCATGACGGCTTTGGGCGTGGACGATTTTATCCGCTCCAGCCCCCTGTGGTTCCAGAACCTGTTGCCGCATGTGGCGGCTCCCGTCCCGCGCATCTCCAATTTTCTGGCAGCGCTGTTGACCATGGCGGTCTACGAAGGCGCGTTCATTACCGAGCACGTACGGGCGGGCATCCAGTCCATCGAGCGCGGGCAGCACGAGGCGGCCTATGCTCTGGGCCTGACCCGCTGGCAGCAGATGCGCCACGTGATCCTGCCTCAGGCCTTTTCACGCATCGTCCCCCCCTTGGCCGGGCAGTTCATCTCCACCATCAAGGACACGGCCATTGTCTCGGTGATCTCGGTACAGGAACTGACCTTCCAGGGGCTGGAACTGATGGCTGCCACCTACATGACGTTCGAAATCATGATCACGGTGACGGTGCTCTACCTGATGCTGACGTTGACCTGCTCGGCGTTGGCGCGGAAGCTGGAGCTACGGCTTCGCAACAATCTGTAG
- a CDS encoding sigma-54-dependent transcriptional regulator, whose protein sequence is MTGAKAKRRVLVVDDEPALRLLVGAVLHDEGWEVMEAGSAEQALEMLPQAAPSVILLDMRMPGMDGLEALGALRVKAPGVPVVMLTAFGTVGHAVDAMKRGAFDYLTKPADNEELVAVLSKAYEYSRLVSENADLRREAGTTVEARNIVGQSPGMQQVKDLIEQAGPSEATVLITGDSGTGKELVAAALHAVSQRSKGPLIKVNCAALPADLLESELFGYVKGAFTGAVKDKPGRFQLASGGTLFLDEMGELPMNLQAKLLRALQERTVEPLGGVGPIPVDVRILAATNRDLQTEVAAGRFREDLYFRLNVLEIAIPPLRERMDDLPLLTTHLLTRLGEKNNKTIRELSPAFVEALSRYSWPGNVRELENALERALVLSRTDSLAPQDLPPQVLDPRPASATLTAPIPFGVDAYAATGLPKAPPSLDEAEKQAIMETLALHGGHRQKTADALNISRRTLQYKLKKYGLTLRG, encoded by the coding sequence ATGACGGGTGCCAAGGCCAAACGCCGGGTGCTGGTTGTGGATGATGAACCCGCACTGCGCTTGCTTGTGGGTGCTGTCCTCCATGACGAGGGCTGGGAGGTCATGGAGGCCGGGAGCGCGGAACAGGCGCTTGAGATGCTGCCCCAGGCGGCCCCCAGCGTGATCCTTCTGGATATGCGAATGCCGGGCATGGATGGGCTGGAAGCTCTGGGTGCTCTGCGCGTCAAGGCTCCCGGTGTGCCCGTGGTCATGCTCACTGCCTTCGGCACCGTGGGCCATGCCGTGGATGCCATGAAACGCGGGGCCTTCGATTATCTGACCAAGCCCGCTGACAACGAGGAACTGGTGGCCGTGCTGAGCAAGGCCTACGAATATTCCCGTCTTGTTTCGGAAAATGCCGATCTGCGCCGCGAAGCCGGAACAACGGTGGAGGCACGCAATATCGTGGGCCAGTCCCCGGGAATGCAGCAGGTCAAGGACCTTATCGAACAGGCCGGACCCAGTGAAGCCACGGTGCTGATCACCGGCGACTCCGGCACCGGCAAGGAACTGGTTGCTGCGGCGTTGCACGCCGTGAGCCAGCGGTCCAAGGGGCCGCTCATCAAGGTCAACTGCGCAGCCTTGCCAGCTGATCTTTTGGAAAGCGAATTGTTTGGTTACGTCAAGGGCGCCTTTACCGGAGCGGTGAAGGATAAACCCGGGCGTTTCCAATTGGCCTCGGGCGGTACCTTGTTCCTGGATGAGATGGGCGAGTTGCCCATGAATCTTCAGGCCAAGCTATTGCGCGCCTTGCAGGAACGTACCGTGGAGCCTTTGGGTGGCGTTGGTCCCATCCCCGTGGACGTGCGCATTCTGGCCGCCACCAATCGTGACCTTCAGACCGAAGTCGCTGCCGGGCGCTTCCGTGAAGACCTCTATTTCCGTCTCAACGTGTTGGAGATTGCCATTCCGCCCTTGCGCGAGCGCATGGACGATCTGCCGCTCTTGACCACCCACCTGCTGACGCGCTTGGGTGAAAAGAACAACAAGACCATCCGTGAATTATCCCCAGCTTTTGTGGAGGCATTGTCCCGCTATTCCTGGCCGGGCAACGTGCGTGAACTGGAGAACGCCCTGGAACGGGCGCTGGTTCTTTCGCGAACCGATTCGCTGGCACCTCAGGACCTGCCTCCGCAGGTACTGGACCCGCGTCCTGCATCTGCAACTCTCACGGCGCCCATCCCCTTTGGCGTGGATGCCTATGCGGCCACCGGCCTGCCCAAGGCTCCTCCCTCGCTGGACGAGGCCGAAAAGCAGGCGATCATGGAAACTCTGGCCCTGCATGGTGGCCATCGCCAGAAGACCGCCGATGCCCTGAACATCAGCCGCCGGACCTTGCAATACAAACTCAAGAAATATGGGTTGACCCTTCGGGGATAG
- a CDS encoding ferredoxin-thioredoxin reductase catalytic domain-containing protein, translating into MDAKQLYTTLKKIQEPKGCYFNDDLENMTLPLLDSLLTNKERYGHMACPCRLASGDFEQDRDIVCPCEYREPDMKEYGACFCGLYVTKEWAAGSIEHKTVPERRPVEKVMAALGLGD; encoded by the coding sequence ATGGACGCCAAGCAACTGTATACAACACTGAAAAAGATTCAGGAGCCCAAGGGCTGCTACTTCAATGACGATCTCGAGAACATGACCCTGCCGCTGCTGGACAGTCTGCTGACCAACAAGGAGCGCTACGGGCATATGGCCTGCCCCTGCCGTTTGGCCTCTGGCGACTTTGAGCAGGACAGGGATATCGTCTGCCCCTGTGAATATCGCGAGCCGGACATGAAGGAATACGGAGCCTGTTTCTGCGGGCTGTACGTGACCAAGGAATGGGCCGCGGGCAGCATTGAACACAAAACCGTGCCCGAGCGCAGACCCGTAGAAAAAGTCATGGCCGCTTTGGGCCTTGGCGACTAG
- the hisC gene encoding histidinol-phosphate transaminase: MAEREREYAAGLTEAQARAQSQSGRVVKLNSNENPLGCSPAARIAMAHATMQAHRYPPAVAQELNVALAQRLGVAEECVVTTAGSVQLIELLLGLTCAGGRGEALSFAPCFPAFAHRAKIMGVEHRQVPLGSDFGMDLGALGQAVDERTRLVYVANPDNPTGRIVSRAELLDFARSLPKDTLLLVDEAYLDFADDPQAVSVLGVLDQVPHLGIIRTFSKAYGLAGARVGYGVLPVAIARELRTMQLPFAVSGPSIAGALAALTDEDFRRQSAELAREGRKYLQQELTRLGCEIVEGQGPFVMFRPQREAGKVFESLLKQGVAVRPLDYAGLPEWLRVSTGTQEDNEEFVKALGVALRE; encoded by the coding sequence GTGGCTGAAAGAGAAAGGGAATACGCAGCAGGCCTGACCGAAGCCCAGGCTCGTGCGCAGTCGCAAAGTGGACGTGTGGTTAAATTGAATAGCAATGAGAATCCGTTGGGGTGCTCGCCTGCCGCGCGGATCGCCATGGCTCATGCAACGATGCAGGCGCATCGTTATCCGCCAGCGGTGGCGCAGGAGTTGAATGTGGCCTTGGCCCAACGGCTGGGCGTGGCAGAAGAATGCGTGGTGACCACGGCGGGTTCGGTGCAACTGATCGAGTTGCTCCTGGGGCTGACCTGTGCTGGCGGGCGAGGCGAAGCCTTGTCCTTTGCTCCGTGTTTTCCGGCCTTTGCCCACCGGGCGAAGATCATGGGGGTGGAGCATCGGCAGGTGCCGCTTGGGTCGGACTTTGGCATGGATTTGGGGGCACTGGGGCAGGCCGTGGATGAACGTACGCGCCTTGTCTATGTAGCCAACCCGGACAACCCCACGGGCCGGATCGTGAGTCGCGCCGAGTTGCTGGATTTTGCGCGGTCGTTGCCGAAAGACACGTTGTTACTGGTGGACGAGGCCTATCTGGATTTTGCTGACGACCCGCAGGCGGTTTCGGTGTTGGGAGTGCTGGATCAGGTTCCCCATTTGGGCATCATCCGTACGTTTTCCAAGGCCTACGGGCTGGCCGGGGCGAGAGTCGGCTATGGGGTGCTGCCGGTTGCCATAGCGCGAGAGTTGCGCACGATGCAGTTGCCGTTTGCCGTAAGCGGTCCCTCCATTGCCGGGGCACTGGCAGCACTCACGGACGAGGATTTTCGGAGGCAGTCCGCCGAGTTGGCGCGCGAGGGGCGTAAGTATTTGCAGCAGGAGTTGACGCGGCTGGGCTGTGAAATCGTGGAGGGCCAGGGTCCGTTCGTGATGTTTCGCCCTCAGCGCGAGGCCGGTAAGGTGTTTGAAAGCCTGCTGAAGCAGGGCGTGGCCGTGCGTCCGTTGGACTATGCGGGCCTGCCTGAATGGCTGCGCGTCAGCACTGGAACCCAAGAGGATAATGAAGAGTTTGTGAAGGCGTTGGGAGTGGCGTTGAGGGAGTAG
- a CDS encoding transporter substrate-binding domain-containing protein produces the protein MPKAKRLITALVLVLTLLVCVTVAQAANTGMKLTEESTLTKIMERGVLRVGFDTFVPWAMKDKTGKFIGFEIDVARRFAQDMGVKIELVPTAWKGIIPALLAGKFDLLIGGMSIRADRAQQVYFSLPYYYSGQSLVANKKLAAGFDSIEDFNSPDVTIAVRTGTTAQKAAQRFFPKAKKKLFDKEPQALQDLLMGRAHAFVSMAPLPAQEAVKNADKLFIPLKNNLTNEPNGICMRKGDPDMLNYVNSWILAVQGENWIQDRYHYWFETMDWKSQVE, from the coding sequence ATGCCCAAAGCAAAGAGACTGATCACGGCCCTGGTCCTGGTCCTGACCCTGCTTGTCTGCGTGACCGTAGCTCAGGCAGCCAATACGGGGATGAAGCTGACCGAGGAAAGCACCCTGACCAAGATCATGGAGCGTGGCGTATTGCGCGTAGGGTTCGACACTTTCGTCCCCTGGGCCATGAAGGACAAGACCGGCAAATTCATCGGTTTCGAAATCGATGTGGCCCGACGCTTTGCCCAGGACATGGGCGTGAAGATCGAACTGGTGCCCACTGCCTGGAAAGGCATCATCCCCGCGCTGCTGGCCGGAAAATTCGACCTGCTCATTGGCGGCATGTCCATCCGTGCCGACCGGGCGCAGCAGGTCTACTTCAGCCTGCCCTACTACTATTCGGGCCAATCCCTGGTGGCCAACAAGAAACTGGCTGCCGGCTTTGACAGTATCGAGGACTTCAACAGCCCCGACGTAACCATCGCCGTACGTACCGGCACCACAGCCCAGAAGGCCGCCCAGCGTTTCTTCCCCAAGGCCAAGAAAAAGCTGTTCGATAAGGAGCCTCAAGCTTTGCAGGATCTGCTCATGGGCCGCGCCCACGCCTTTGTCAGCATGGCCCCCCTGCCAGCACAGGAAGCCGTGAAAAACGCTGACAAGCTGTTCATCCCTCTGAAGAACAACCTGACCAACGAGCCCAACGGCATCTGCATGCGCAAGGGCGACCCGGACATGCTGAACTACGTCAACAGTTGGATTCTGGCCGTACAGGGCGAGAACTGGATTCAGGACCGCTACCACTACTGGTTCGAGACCATGGATTGGAAGAGCCAGGTCGAATAA
- a CDS encoding glutaredoxin family protein, whose translation MADKQVTVYALSTCIHCKHTKEYLDSMGITYACIHVDQLTGDERKDAVEQVKKYNPSASFPTVVIDEDCVVVGYKKDELKKHLG comes from the coding sequence ATGGCCGACAAGCAAGTCACGGTCTACGCACTTTCCACCTGTATCCACTGCAAGCACACCAAAGAATATCTGGATAGCATGGGCATCACATACGCCTGTATCCACGTTGACCAACTGACTGGGGACGAGCGCAAGGATGCCGTTGAGCAGGTCAAGAAGTACAACCCCTCCGCCTCCTTCCCCACCGTGGTCATTGATGAGGATTGCGTCGTCGTGGGCTACAAGAAGGACGAACTGAAAAAGCACCTCGGCTAG
- a CDS encoding amino acid ABC transporter ATP-binding protein, whose protein sequence is MKMNNLTSEAKCLGQEIITARGLTKTFPGGVRALDGVSLSVQQCEVVVVIGPSGSGKSTLLRCLNGLEDVDEGAVIINGTPLDDSSANRLAIRTETGMVFQSFNLFPHMTVLENINLAQRLVRKKSTAEATETTLELLERVGLTDKRDSRPAQLSGGQQQRVAIARALAMNPRIMLFDEATSALDPEMIGEVLEVMKDLAHGGMTMVVVTHEMGFAREAGDRVIFMEDGHVVEEAPANDFFDNPKQERTRLFLSQIL, encoded by the coding sequence ATGAAAATGAACAACCTGACCTCCGAGGCCAAATGCCTTGGCCAAGAAATCATCACCGCTCGCGGGCTGACCAAGACCTTCCCGGGCGGGGTCCGCGCCCTGGACGGAGTCTCCCTGTCCGTTCAGCAATGCGAGGTCGTAGTGGTCATCGGACCGTCCGGGTCCGGCAAATCAACCCTGCTCCGATGCCTGAACGGGCTGGAGGACGTGGACGAAGGCGCCGTGATCATCAACGGCACCCCTCTGGATGATTCCTCGGCCAACCGGCTGGCCATCCGCACGGAGACGGGCATGGTCTTCCAGTCCTTTAACCTGTTTCCGCACATGACCGTGCTGGAGAACATCAATCTCGCCCAGCGTCTGGTCCGCAAGAAGAGCACGGCCGAAGCAACGGAAACCACTCTGGAACTCCTGGAACGGGTGGGCCTGACGGACAAGCGGGACAGCCGACCGGCGCAGCTTTCCGGCGGGCAGCAGCAGCGCGTTGCCATTGCCCGCGCACTCGCCATGAATCCCAGGATCATGCTCTTTGACGAAGCCACCAGCGCTCTGGACCCGGAGATGATCGGCGAGGTGCTGGAAGTGATGAAGGACCTGGCCCACGGCGGCATGACCATGGTCGTGGTCACGCATGAGATGGGCTTTGCCCGCGAGGCCGGAGACCGAGTGATCTTCATGGAAGACGGCCACGTGGTGGAAGAAGCACCGGCAAACGATTTTTTCGACAACCCGAAACAGGAACGAACCCGGCTGTTCCTCAGCCAGATTCTGTAA